Proteins from one Halopseudomonas pelagia genomic window:
- a CDS encoding AAA family ATPase — MTHNESIQQLRSWMTSQIFGQEQLIDRMLICLLAGGHVLVEGAPGLAKTKAIKTLSEAIEADFHRIQFTPDLLPADITGTEVYRPETASFSFQQGPIFHHLVLADEINRAPAKVQSALLEAMAERQVSIGRETYHLPELFMVMATQNPIEQEGTYPLPEAQLDRFLMHVRIGFPDAALERQILHLARGEAQGVNARISQRISQASILAARQEVLSLFMADAVEEYMIQLIMATRRPELYSPQLAEWLQLGASPRGTIALDRCARAHAWMAGRDFVSPEDVQAIVHDVLRHRLMLSFEAEAAGIDADKAINLLVESVAVV; from the coding sequence ATGACCCACAATGAATCCATCCAACAACTGCGCAGTTGGATGACGAGCCAGATTTTCGGTCAGGAACAACTGATCGATCGGATGTTGATCTGCCTGCTCGCTGGCGGGCACGTACTGGTCGAAGGAGCTCCGGGTCTGGCCAAGACCAAGGCGATCAAAACACTTTCCGAGGCCATCGAAGCCGACTTTCACCGCATCCAGTTCACCCCTGATCTGCTGCCCGCGGATATCACTGGTACCGAAGTCTACCGCCCGGAAACTGCCAGCTTCAGCTTTCAGCAAGGGCCGATCTTCCATCACCTGGTGCTGGCAGACGAGATCAACCGCGCGCCAGCCAAGGTCCAATCTGCGTTGCTGGAAGCGATGGCGGAGCGGCAAGTGAGTATCGGCCGCGAGACCTACCATCTGCCTGAGCTGTTTATGGTCATGGCGACTCAGAACCCAATCGAGCAAGAGGGTACCTACCCGCTGCCCGAGGCGCAGCTGGACCGTTTTCTGATGCACGTTCGCATCGGCTTTCCCGATGCGGCCCTGGAGCGGCAGATTCTGCATCTTGCTCGCGGGGAAGCCCAGGGGGTAAACGCGCGTATCAGTCAGCGCATCAGCCAGGCATCCATTCTCGCCGCGCGGCAGGAAGTATTAAGTCTGTTCATGGCCGACGCGGTGGAGGAATACATGATCCAACTGATCATGGCGACGCGGCGCCCCGAGCTGTACAGCCCGCAGCTGGCGGAGTGGTTGCAACTGGGCGCCAGCCCGCGCGGCACTATCGCGCTGGATCGCTGCGCACGAGCGCATGCCTGGATGGCCGGCCGCGACTTCGTCAGCCCCGAGGACGTGCAGGCTATTGTGCATGATGTGCTGCGGCATCGGCTGATGCTCAGCTTTGAAGCGGAGGCCGCCGGCATTGATGCCGACAAGGCGATCAATCTACTGGTCGAATCGGTAGCGGTGGTCTGA
- the rmf gene encoding ribosome modulation factor produces MRRLKRDPMERAFLRGYQHGVHGKSQDTCPFNSPTARQTWINGWREGRADHWDGFTGISGVHRLNEMRAVG; encoded by the coding sequence ATGAGAAGACTCAAGCGTGATCCGATGGAACGAGCGTTTTTGCGCGGTTATCAACATGGTGTTCATGGTAAATCCCAGGATACTTGCCCCTTCAATAGCCCCACCGCCCGACAGACCTGGATCAATGGGTGGCGCGAGGGCCGGGCCGATCACTGGGACGGCTTTACCGGCATTTCTGGCGTGCACCGACTCAATGAGATGCGCGCGGTAGGTTAA
- a CDS encoding DUF58 domain-containing protein has protein sequence MKTPVAQSRVYISLDDLLNSRQHCQRLPLFRGPVRASRQLGQQFTRLRGRGVDFDQVRSYQPGDDIRSIDWRVTARSGKVHTKVFNEERERPVFLMCEQSDRMFFGSQTCMKSVLAADAASLIAWTALAHNDRVGGVIFGAECHEVRPQRNRRAILRLFSLLKEANNALQPASKAISDMPSEPLNLALRHSREVVKPGSILYLLCDHAAIDHLNQTLLINLAVHNDLVLLPVYDVMESQLPAQTSLAFMQADDRLTLNTADAALRNAYADQFIAQQQAWQRLSRRVSCSLFSLHTGSSAVDQLRDMLSSHKHRSTQ, from the coding sequence GTGAAGACCCCGGTGGCGCAGAGCCGTGTGTACATCAGCCTGGATGATTTGCTCAACAGTCGGCAGCATTGCCAACGTCTGCCGCTGTTTCGCGGGCCGGTGCGCGCCAGTCGCCAACTGGGCCAGCAATTTACCCGCCTGCGCGGTCGCGGCGTCGACTTCGACCAGGTGCGCAGTTACCAGCCTGGTGACGACATCCGCAGCATTGATTGGCGGGTGACGGCGCGCAGCGGCAAGGTTCACACCAAGGTATTCAATGAAGAGCGCGAGCGTCCGGTATTTTTGATGTGCGAGCAAAGCGACCGCATGTTCTTCGGTAGCCAGACCTGCATGAAATCGGTACTGGCGGCGGATGCTGCCAGCCTGATAGCCTGGACCGCTCTGGCCCATAATGATCGTGTCGGCGGGGTCATCTTTGGCGCCGAATGCCACGAGGTGCGTCCGCAACGTAACCGCCGTGCGATCCTGCGCTTGTTCAGTCTGTTGAAGGAGGCGAACAACGCCCTGCAGCCGGCCAGCAAAGCCATCAGCGACATGCCCTCCGAGCCACTCAACCTCGCCTTGCGCCACAGTCGCGAAGTGGTCAAGCCAGGCAGCATTCTATACTTGCTCTGTGACCATGCGGCTATCGACCATCTGAACCAGACGTTGCTGATCAATCTGGCCGTCCACAATGATCTGGTGCTGTTACCCGTTTACGACGTCATGGAAAGCCAGTTACCCGCGCAGACATCTCTGGCGTTCATGCAGGCCGACGACCGTCTGACTCTGAACACCGCGGATGCCGCTCTGCGAAATGCCTACGCCGACCAGTTTATCGCCCAGCAACAGGCCTGGCAGCGCCTCTCCCGACGCGTCTCATGCTCCCTGTTCAGCCTGCATACGGGCAGCAGTGCGGTCGACCAATTGCGCGACATGCTCAGCAGCCACAAGCACCGGAGCACCCAGTGA
- a CDS encoding quinone-dependent dihydroorotate dehydrogenase, giving the protein MYSMMRSLLFRLSAETSHDLALDMIGAAGRTGLARKLVRQLAPDPVEVMGLTFDNPVGLAAGLDKNGLAVDGLGAMGFGFLEVGTVTPLAQPGNPKPRMFRLPEQNAIINRLGFNNLGVDALLARLDAVRYQGVLGINIGKNAVTPVEHAVDDYLTCLRKVYSRASYVTVNLSSPNTPGLRTLQYGEALKLLLGQIKSCQGELATQYGRYVPIAIKIAPDMLPEDLALVAGSLVEAGMDAVIATNTTLERTAVIGLEHADEAGGLSGGPLTDVSTEVIRLLADELKGRMPIIGVGGILQGADAVEKLKAGASLVQIYSGFIYRGPELVRECVDAVAAYRAGL; this is encoded by the coding sequence ATGTATTCCATGATGCGCTCGCTGCTTTTTCGGCTGTCCGCCGAAACCTCCCATGATCTGGCTCTGGACATGATAGGCGCCGCCGGCCGCACCGGCCTGGCGCGCAAGCTGGTCAGGCAACTGGCGCCTGATCCCGTTGAGGTCATGGGGCTTACATTTGATAACCCGGTCGGCCTGGCAGCGGGACTGGACAAGAATGGTCTGGCAGTCGACGGTCTCGGCGCGATGGGCTTCGGCTTTCTCGAGGTGGGTACGGTGACGCCGCTTGCCCAGCCGGGCAACCCGAAGCCGCGGATGTTTCGTCTGCCCGAGCAGAACGCGATCATAAACCGGCTGGGGTTTAATAACCTGGGAGTGGATGCGCTGTTGGCGCGCCTGGATGCGGTGCGGTATCAGGGTGTGCTGGGGATCAATATCGGCAAGAACGCCGTTACTCCAGTAGAGCATGCAGTGGATGATTACCTCACCTGCCTGCGCAAGGTCTACAGCCGGGCCAGTTATGTGACGGTGAATCTGTCGTCGCCGAATACACCCGGGTTGCGGACCCTGCAATACGGTGAGGCGCTCAAACTACTGCTCGGGCAGATCAAGAGCTGTCAGGGCGAGCTAGCCACTCAATACGGCCGTTACGTGCCTATCGCTATCAAGATTGCCCCGGACATGCTGCCCGAGGATCTGGCTCTGGTTGCCGGCTCGTTGGTCGAGGCGGGTATGGATGCGGTGATCGCGACCAATACCACGCTGGAACGCACTGCGGTGATCGGGCTTGAGCACGCCGATGAGGCGGGCGGGCTTTCTGGCGGGCCGCTTACCGATGTGTCTACCGAGGTCATCCGACTGCTGGCCGACGAGCTCAAAGGACGTATGCCGATCATTGGTGTAGGCGGGATCCTTCAGGGCGCTGACGCAGTAGAGAAGCTCAAGGCTGGCGCCAGTCTGGTGCAGATTTACAGTGGCTTTATTTATCGCGGTCCGGAGCTGGTCCGTGAATGTGTAGATGCGGTAGCGGCGTACCGCGCTGGACTCTGA
- a CDS encoding DUF2835 domain-containing protein: MSQEQLIVDVALPAERYLAWYRGQAGRVLMVSRDGRRVSLPAHHLRAFLTHEGVYGSFLMRFTADGKLVSLERLGGEGPCSAPSF, from the coding sequence TTGAGTCAGGAGCAGCTGATTGTAGATGTGGCGCTGCCTGCCGAACGTTATCTGGCCTGGTATAGGGGCCAGGCGGGCAGGGTGCTGATGGTTAGCCGGGATGGCCGGAGGGTGAGTTTGCCGGCGCATCACCTGCGCGCTTTTCTTACCCATGAAGGTGTCTACGGCAGCTTTCTGATGCGTTTTACCGCAGACGGCAAGCTGGTCTCACTGGAGCGTTTGGGTGGAGAAGGGCCCTGCAGTGCCCCCAGCTTCTGA
- a CDS encoding vWA domain-containing protein yields MFDLAWPAAILLLPLPWVLRRILPPATNRTAALQVAFLPRLQTLQEEGAGQPAAPARWRYILIWLLLVFACMRPQWLGEPLPINISGRDMMIAVDLSGSMEYADMQHEDEVVDRLTLVKTLLSQFIAQRQGDRIGLILFGSNAYVQAPLTHDLNSVRVWLDEAFIGLAGRQTAIGNAIGLAVKRLTDEPAESRVLILITDGANNAGEINPLQAARLAAQEQIRIFTIGVGAESITQAELSGTLAMDRDPSVELDEGTLTDVALATGGEYFRARDADSLQQIYQRIDQLEPALRDGRPQRQARPLYPWPLGLALLLSLLFTCLRLNVLHRAPRHAD; encoded by the coding sequence ATGTTTGATCTCGCCTGGCCCGCCGCGATTCTGTTGCTTCCACTCCCCTGGGTGTTACGCCGAATTCTACCCCCGGCCACCAACCGCACCGCTGCGCTGCAAGTCGCATTTCTGCCGCGCCTACAGACGCTCCAGGAGGAAGGTGCCGGCCAGCCGGCCGCCCCTGCCCGCTGGCGCTACATACTGATCTGGTTGTTACTGGTGTTTGCGTGCATGCGTCCGCAATGGCTAGGCGAACCTTTACCGATCAATATCAGCGGTCGCGATATGATGATTGCCGTGGACCTGTCAGGCAGCATGGAGTATGCCGACATGCAGCATGAAGACGAGGTTGTCGATCGGCTAACGCTGGTCAAAACCCTGCTGAGCCAGTTTATCGCCCAGCGTCAGGGCGACCGGATCGGCCTCATCCTGTTTGGCTCCAATGCCTATGTGCAAGCGCCACTGACGCATGATCTGAACAGCGTCAGGGTCTGGCTTGATGAAGCCTTTATCGGTTTGGCCGGGCGTCAGACTGCCATTGGCAATGCCATCGGGCTGGCGGTAAAACGCCTTACCGACGAGCCGGCGGAAAGCCGCGTGCTGATTCTGATTACAGATGGCGCCAATAACGCCGGCGAGATCAATCCGTTACAGGCAGCGCGGCTGGCCGCCCAAGAGCAAATCCGCATCTTCACCATTGGCGTGGGGGCCGAGAGCATCACCCAGGCGGAGTTGTCCGGCACCCTGGCCATGGACCGTGACCCCTCGGTCGAACTGGACGAAGGCACGTTAACCGATGTCGCACTGGCTACCGGAGGTGAATATTTCCGCGCCCGGGATGCAGACAGTTTGCAGCAGATATACCAACGGATCGACCAGCTTGAACCGGCGCTGCGTGATGGACGCCCCCAGCGCCAGGCCCGGCCGCTTTATCCCTGGCCGTTGGGCTTAGCGCTGCTACTCAGTCTGCTGTTCACCTGTCTGCGCTTGAATGTGCTGCACAGAGCGCCGCGCCATGCAGATTGA
- a CDS encoding NAD-glutamate dehydrogenase, with protein MAFIMASNRKEFLNILQERLSEFVEQSEQDILLRFTEQFFGIVPLGELLARHDTDLFGCTLSYWRFFKNYDGEAEKLRVFNPDIQQHGWQSTHSIVEIVHRDSPFLVDSVRMELNRAGYAIHTLQNSVMAVERDEKGLLKALYSRDKAPAKATHESVMYIEVDRCSSAGELKRLSNRLKTVLSHVRAAVGDFAAMQAQAQGLIEALKSKSKSFRYYQDEDRSECQAFLKWLLDNHFTFLGYERFSVATGLKNMQLGIDTDACLGVLSLTRRDESLKGLPDKVLDYLQSPVLLSFAKASDFSKVHRPAYPDYVSVREVDAKGKVLVEHRFMGLYTSRVYSDVVEHIPHLRRKVDAVRAASGFTAHSHLGKELDQVLQVLPRDDLFQMSEQQLSETALSIVQIQERNQIRVFLRSGNYGRFYYCLAYIPRDVYSTDIRLKIEKVLMERLQATECEFWTYFSESVLARTQFILSVDPKKDLDVDPIKIEQDVIQICRNWKDDFRDRLLETLGEAKATEALEQFAGSFPAGYVERFTPASGVVDLQHMLSLSSEQQLAMSFYQPLSQKTGVLHCKLYHLHEPLPLSDILPILENLGLRVMGEFPFCFERSDGTRFWIHDFEFTYALDSSLDIQEVNELFRDAFVQVWRGLAENDGFNRLVLLARMSWRDVSLLRAYARYLKQIRLGFELPYIANTLVTHADIARELVRLFKTRFYLARKLSADDLEDMQQRLDQAIIGALDGVAVLNEDRILRRYLDLVKATLRTNFYQNDENGAVKDYISLKFNPRAIPELPLPRPMYEIFVYSPRFEGVHLRGGKVARGGLRWSDREEDYRTEVLGLVKAQQVKNAVIVPVGAKGGFVPRRLPLGGTRDEVQQEAIACYRLFIKGLLDITDNLHEGNVLPPAQVVRHDEDDPYLVVAADKGTATFSDIANGIAAEYDFWLGDAFASGGSAGYDHKKMGITAKGAWVSVQRHFRELGLNVQSDPVTVLGIGDMAGDVFGNGMLLSRSLKLVAAFNHQHIFIDPDPDPETSFNERQRLFDLPRSNWADYDQKLISAGGGLFERSLKQITLTPQMRKLFDIDADKLTPNELIHRLLKAPVDLLWNGGIGTYVKGSAESHADVGDKANDILRVDGRDLRCKVIGEGGNLGMTQLGRVEFCLKGGALNTDFIDNAGGVDCSDHEVNIKILLNEVVTAQDMTGKQRNKLLASMTDAVADLVLANNYKQTQAISLAQRQAAKTMTEYRRFISAMEASGKLSRSLEYIPEDDQLAERTAQGRGLTRPELSVLISYSKGDLKEALVATDVPEDPYLAREVETAFPAVLAKKYAPALRNHRLRREIISTQLANDLVNHMGITFLRRLEQSTGALAGDIVRAYVVARDVFSLPTHFAAIEALDYQVPAEVQLELMDDLMRLGRRATRWFIRNRRGELNPEREVAHFAPRIQALARQFDSLFEGPVRAVWENKFNGYVEAGVPDEIARLVAGTGHFYTLLGIIEAADATGQPSELVAQLFFALGSELQLPWFAQQVNNLPVENHWQALARESYRDDLDWQTRTMTIAVLQLASEGDTVEQLVQKWTALNPFLVQRWRAMLTDLKSAGAGDYPMVAVAMRELLDLAQAARHSGVETENGSAQAAPVEEEAD; from the coding sequence ATGGCATTTATCATGGCCAGCAACAGAAAAGAATTTCTCAACATCCTGCAAGAACGGTTAAGTGAATTTGTCGAGCAAAGCGAACAGGACATCCTCCTGCGCTTTACCGAGCAGTTCTTCGGCATAGTCCCCCTGGGGGAACTGCTGGCCAGGCATGACACCGATCTGTTCGGCTGCACGCTGTCCTACTGGCGCTTTTTCAAGAACTACGATGGCGAAGCTGAAAAGCTCCGCGTGTTCAATCCTGACATTCAGCAACACGGCTGGCAATCCACGCATTCGATCGTGGAGATTGTGCATAGGGACTCACCTTTTCTGGTGGATTCGGTGCGCATGGAGTTGAACCGTGCCGGTTATGCCATTCATACATTGCAGAACAGCGTCATGGCGGTTGAGCGCGATGAGAAGGGCCTGCTAAAGGCGCTGTATAGTCGCGACAAGGCTCCCGCCAAAGCCACCCACGAGTCGGTCATGTATATTGAGGTGGACCGTTGCTCGAGCGCTGGAGAGCTGAAGCGCTTGAGTAACCGGTTGAAAACGGTGCTGTCGCATGTGCGCGCGGCAGTCGGTGATTTTGCCGCGATGCAGGCCCAGGCCCAGGGTCTGATCGAGGCGTTGAAGAGCAAATCCAAGAGTTTCCGTTACTACCAGGACGAAGACCGCAGCGAGTGCCAGGCGTTTCTGAAATGGCTCTTGGACAACCACTTTACCTTCCTCGGTTATGAACGCTTCAGCGTTGCCACTGGCCTGAAAAACATGCAATTGGGGATCGATACGGATGCCTGTCTGGGCGTATTGAGCCTCACCCGGCGTGATGAATCATTGAAGGGCTTGCCGGACAAGGTGCTTGATTATCTGCAATCCCCGGTGCTGCTGTCATTCGCCAAGGCCTCTGATTTCAGCAAGGTGCATAGGCCGGCGTATCCGGATTACGTGTCTGTTCGCGAGGTTGATGCCAAAGGCAAGGTGCTGGTAGAGCACCGTTTCATGGGGCTTTATACGTCACGCGTTTACTCCGACGTGGTCGAACATATTCCGCATTTGCGCCGCAAGGTTGATGCTGTACGTGCGGCATCCGGGTTTACCGCGCACAGCCATCTGGGCAAGGAACTGGATCAGGTGCTGCAGGTATTGCCGCGCGATGATCTGTTTCAGATGTCCGAGCAACAATTGAGTGAGACAGCGCTGAGTATTGTGCAGATCCAGGAGCGCAACCAGATTCGAGTGTTCCTGCGCAGCGGCAATTATGGTCGCTTCTATTACTGCCTGGCCTATATCCCGCGGGATGTTTACTCCACGGATATCCGCTTGAAGATCGAAAAGGTGCTGATGGAGCGTCTGCAGGCGACCGAATGCGAGTTCTGGACCTATTTCTCTGAATCGGTACTGGCGCGAACGCAATTTATTCTCAGTGTTGATCCGAAGAAGGACCTGGATGTGGACCCCATCAAGATCGAGCAGGATGTGATACAGATTTGCCGCAACTGGAAGGATGATTTCCGTGATCGTCTGCTGGAGACGCTGGGTGAAGCCAAAGCCACCGAAGCGCTGGAGCAGTTTGCCGGCAGTTTTCCTGCCGGTTATGTGGAGCGTTTTACCCCGGCCAGCGGTGTGGTCGATTTGCAGCACATGCTCAGTCTGAGCAGCGAGCAGCAACTGGCGATGAGTTTCTATCAACCGCTGTCGCAGAAAACCGGGGTATTGCATTGCAAGCTTTACCACCTGCATGAGCCGCTACCGCTGTCGGACATTCTGCCGATTCTGGAGAATCTCGGCTTGCGCGTGATGGGCGAGTTTCCGTTCTGCTTCGAGCGCAGTGACGGTACCCGCTTCTGGATCCACGACTTCGAATTTACCTATGCGCTCGACAGCAGTCTGGATATACAGGAAGTCAACGAACTGTTCCGCGATGCTTTTGTACAGGTTTGGCGCGGGCTGGCGGAAAACGATGGTTTCAACCGGCTGGTTTTGCTCGCGCGCATGTCCTGGCGCGATGTGTCGCTGCTGCGTGCCTATGCCCGTTACCTGAAGCAGATCCGTCTGGGCTTCGAGTTGCCCTACATCGCCAATACGCTGGTGACTCATGCGGATATCGCCCGTGAGTTGGTACGCCTGTTCAAGACGCGGTTCTATCTGGCGCGCAAACTGTCTGCTGATGATCTCGAAGACATGCAGCAGCGCCTGGATCAGGCCATCATTGGCGCCCTGGACGGTGTTGCAGTGCTGAACGAGGATCGCATCCTGCGGCGTTATCTGGACCTGGTCAAAGCGACGCTGCGAACCAACTTTTATCAGAATGACGAAAACGGCGCGGTAAAGGATTACATCAGCCTGAAATTCAATCCTCGGGCGATTCCTGAGTTGCCGTTGCCGCGGCCGATGTACGAGATCTTTGTCTACTCGCCGCGTTTTGAAGGCGTGCATTTGCGTGGCGGCAAGGTCGCCCGTGGCGGCTTGCGCTGGTCCGATCGAGAAGAGGACTATCGCACCGAGGTCCTCGGTCTGGTCAAGGCTCAGCAGGTCAAAAACGCGGTTATCGTTCCGGTCGGTGCGAAGGGCGGTTTTGTTCCGCGGCGCCTGCCATTGGGCGGCACACGCGATGAAGTGCAGCAGGAGGCCATCGCCTGCTACCGTTTATTTATCAAAGGCTTGCTGGATATTACCGATAACCTGCATGAAGGTAATGTGCTGCCACCGGCTCAGGTTGTGCGCCACGATGAAGACGACCCATACCTGGTTGTGGCGGCAGATAAAGGTACAGCGACCTTCTCGGATATCGCCAATGGCATTGCCGCTGAATACGATTTCTGGCTCGGCGATGCGTTCGCTTCCGGCGGTTCCGCTGGCTACGATCACAAGAAAATGGGTATCACCGCCAAGGGTGCCTGGGTGTCAGTGCAGCGGCACTTCCGCGAACTGGGTTTGAACGTGCAGAGCGACCCGGTGACCGTGCTCGGCATCGGTGATATGGCCGGCGACGTGTTCGGCAACGGCATGTTGCTGTCACGAAGCCTGAAGTTGGTGGCGGCGTTCAACCACCAGCATATTTTCATCGATCCTGATCCGGATCCCGAGACCAGCTTCAATGAGCGCCAGCGCCTGTTTGATCTGCCGCGCTCGAATTGGGCCGACTATGATCAGAAGCTGATCTCCGCGGGTGGCGGACTTTTTGAGCGCAGCCTCAAACAGATCACCTTGACCCCGCAAATGCGCAAGCTGTTTGATATAGATGCAGACAAGCTGACGCCCAATGAACTGATCCACCGTTTGCTCAAGGCCCCGGTTGATCTGCTGTGGAATGGTGGTATTGGTACCTATGTCAAAGGCAGCGCTGAAAGCCATGCGGACGTCGGTGACAAAGCCAATGACATTCTCCGGGTCGATGGCCGCGACCTGCGCTGCAAGGTGATCGGCGAGGGCGGCAATCTGGGCATGACCCAGCTGGGGCGCGTGGAGTTCTGCCTGAAGGGCGGCGCGTTGAACACCGACTTTATCGATAACGCCGGCGGGGTCGATTGCTCGGACCATGAGGTTAATATCAAGATTCTGCTCAACGAGGTGGTGACCGCGCAGGACATGACCGGCAAGCAGCGCAACAAGCTGTTGGCCAGCATGACCGATGCGGTGGCTGACCTGGTGCTGGCCAACAACTACAAGCAGACCCAGGCCATCAGTCTGGCGCAGCGTCAGGCTGCGAAAACCATGACCGAATACCGGCGCTTTATCAGCGCGATGGAGGCCAGCGGCAAGCTCAGCCGCTCGTTGGAATACATCCCCGAGGATGACCAGTTGGCCGAGCGCACAGCGCAAGGGCGCGGTCTGACCCGTCCCGAGTTGTCGGTGTTGATCTCCTACTCCAAGGGCGACCTCAAGGAAGCGCTGGTCGCTACCGATGTGCCTGAAGACCCCTATCTGGCGCGTGAGGTGGAAACCGCGTTCCCCGCCGTTCTAGCGAAAAAGTATGCGCCCGCTCTGCGTAATCACCGCTTGCGTCGCGAGATTATCTCGACGCAGTTGGCCAACGATCTGGTCAACCATATGGGGATTACCTTCCTGCGTCGCCTTGAGCAATCCACTGGCGCTCTTGCCGGCGATATTGTGCGCGCCTATGTCGTTGCGCGGGACGTGTTCAGTCTTCCCACGCATTTTGCGGCTATCGAAGCGCTGGATTATCAGGTGCCTGCCGAAGTGCAGCTTGAGTTGATGGATGACCTGATGCGTCTGGGCCGCCGGGCAACCCGCTGGTTTATTCGCAACCGTCGTGGTGAGCTGAACCCAGAGCGGGAAGTGGCGCATTTTGCGCCGCGTATTCAGGCACTGGCTCGGCAGTTCGACAGCTTGTTTGAAGGCCCGGTACGGGCGGTGTGGGAAAACAAGTTCAATGGCTATGTGGAAGCCGGTGTGCCGGACGAGATAGCCCGGCTGGTGGCTGGTACCGGGCACTTCTATACCTTGCTCGGCATCATCGAGGCAGCGGACGCTACTGGCCAGCCTTCGGAACTGGTGGCGCAACTGTTCTTCGCACTGGGCTCTGAACTGCAGTTGCCCTGGTTCGCCCAGCAGGTGAACAATCTGCCGGTGGAGAACCACTGGCAGGCGTTGGCGCGGGAAAGTTACCGGGATGATCTGGACTGGCAGACTCGAACCATGACCATCGCGGTGCTGCAACTGGCCAGTGAAGGCGACACGGTGGAGCAACTGGTGCAAAAGTGGACCGCGTTGAATCCATTCCTGGTCCAGCGCTGGCGTGCGATGTTGACCGACTTGAAGAGTGCCGGCGCGGGAGACTATCCGATGGTTGCTGTCGCTATGCGCGAGTTACTGGACCTTGCCCAGGCGGCGCGGCACAGTGGCGTCGAGACTGAGAACGGCAGCGCGCAAGCGGCGCCAGTGGAGGAGGAAGCTGATTGA
- a CDS encoding DUF4381 family protein, producing MSEGPSTALSEGLYASLVHPAAPPPIPWWPPAPGWWLVLGLLLLLAMLTPWLVLRWRRRSAIKLRAQQALRDIPTTLTDQQWLTEVNTLLKRLLKQRGDVAATRLYGQQWLDYLCAHYPRPQRRSLEPLAAELYRQTAELTPQQRRELQRELRRWLRHNHV from the coding sequence GTGAGCGAAGGCCCAAGCACAGCGCTAAGCGAGGGCTTGTATGCCTCGTTGGTGCATCCTGCTGCGCCGCCGCCCATCCCCTGGTGGCCGCCCGCACCCGGCTGGTGGCTGGTACTCGGATTATTATTGTTGCTGGCCATGTTAACGCCCTGGCTGGTGCTGCGCTGGCGGCGCAGATCGGCGATCAAGCTACGCGCGCAGCAAGCGCTGCGTGACATTCCGACCACACTGACCGATCAGCAATGGCTCACCGAGGTCAATACACTGCTCAAGCGTTTGCTTAAACAGCGTGGTGACGTGGCGGCCACCCGCTTGTATGGCCAGCAATGGCTGGATTATCTTTGTGCTCACTATCCCCGGCCACAGCGGCGCAGCCTCGAGCCCCTCGCGGCTGAACTCTACCGGCAAACCGCTGAACTGACCCCGCAACAACGCCGGGAACTACAGCGTGAATTGCGCCGCTGGCTAAGGCATAACCATGTTTGA